The DNA sequence TGTGGGTAGAATGAAGAAAGATTTTGACTGATAACTCCTGGGTAGCATAACGATGTATTTAATTGCAAAACAATGTTATGTACAAGTGGTATGCATATCAGGTGAAAGAGGTGGGGACAGAATATTGCGCCAAAAATAGCCTGTGTACATCAGCACAGAAAGAAACACTTGTATCTGTACTACATGGAAGGAGCATTGGCTCCATTCATCAGGATACGCTTGTTTGGCTTCTCACATGCCTTATAGCCATCCAGTGTGGAGCAATTATGTGCGGTTTCCCTAAGATACAGATACTAGTATACAGGATTGTATTGTACTCAGGACTGTATGTGATATGAGAGATTGTCGCATTATACAACATGAAGACCAGTATGAATGCTTGCCCTCCCCAGTCATTGAGGAGATGAAACATCTTTTCCTGACATGCCTTATTTTGTGCCTTCTTTGTTCTCTGTGAAAAATGACATGGCACCATGATGGCGTGAAAAGAGTTTGCCCCCAAAGTGAAGAACAATTATCTGTGTGGCGGAGGGGGGAATTAGTGCTCGAGGCAAATCCAGGTTGAACAATTTCTGCATGAAGGTTTGACTTGTAGTGCAACCTGCTCGACACACACAGCCCCACCAATTCCAATTTCTGATGATGCAGATAACAAGCTGGAATGGGGTGCAATTTGCTACTTACTGCTCCTACTCAATTTGTTTTATTCTGTTTGCTTTGCCTCATTTTGTTTGTCCTCCTCCCTGTCTGCTGAGATTGAAAGTGGATCTTGAAAGCACCAACTGTAAAATGAAGTTGATGCAAAACAGGTGACTGAGAGTTATAtaacttgttgttgttggcagccttGGGAAAGGTCTataaggagcagtggaggtacaCATTTACtccagggaggttttaaaaaaagaactcgGCTTGCCTGAGCAACTGGGTTTAACATGAAACCAATTTCACTTCCTGAATTTTTAAAGCCTGTGTCAGAGAAAAAAATAATCCTGGATGACCTGCCCAATTGTTAAGATAATCATCAGTGGCCCTTCTTCAGATGCAGAGTGAGCACAGTAGAGCATGTTTGGCATGGAGAagatcctaggttcaatcccctgTACCTTCAGATAGGACTAGGAAAATCTCTtggctgaaaccctggaaagtctCTGTGTAGAATGATAAACACTGACAGCACAATTGTAGGcttgtctgctcaggagtaagtcccactgaggtcaGGTGagtatgcacaggactgcagcctggtaGACCAACAGTCTGACTTAGTATCAGGCAGCTACCTATGTGTCTCCGACCAGAGATCAGGCAAGGATatccttttcagtggtggtgtcCCATTTATGAAATACTCTCCCCAAGGAAGCTCACTGACCCTCAGTCAGTACCCCACCTGGCCAATCCCAACACCATTCTTGCTTTGCAGGAACAATCCTCCTGCACTGGGACCTCTGTCAAGGACAGCTGGTCCACAAAGAGGGGGCCCTAGTGAAACAATGCATCCAAGTGCCTGTGCAAGGACAAGACAAACTCCCACATTTCAGTTACATCTGGTGCTACTGACGAACAGCACACTTCTCAGTTCAACACAAGGCCCCAGAGGCCAGCAGTTGGTTGTTCAACCTTCTTCTTACTGAGAATGAGAACAGGATCAGGGCGGCAGGAATCTGGCTCTTTCTCCAGCACTGTGTctggatcagggtgaccagatataatgcaAGAcacagtgcctacacctttaacctttgtatagaagagcaattttggcaggtgcagctttttaaacccttcagtGTTGAGCTGCGCCTGccgaaattccctcctctattaATTGGTTAAAGttataagcactctgtcccccACTGTATCTGGCTACCCTGGACTGGATAAGAAATACTCATGAAATCAGTGCATTAAAATAATCTCATTTAGACTTTACCACAGTAATAGTGACTGAGGGAATCGGCTGGGAGGAATAGTGGACTGCATCCATCCGTGACAATATTTCATATGTCCATTTACATGCTCCAGTTTCTCAAACTGAACCGTGGGACAAGTGAAGAGTACTTGAGTCTCTCTCTCCATGCTGTGAACTTGTGACAATCTCAAAATAGTTCCTGGATTGTTTGAACAACCTAGAggctgaaatgaattgggactgTTAAAATGTTGTGCAAAGGTGAGTTCAAGAATGCTGGATGCAAGTCCTCTCCTCTAATTATAAGCAAAAGATCTTCTCTACAAGTGGGGGAGAAGAACTGAATCAAATCAAAGTGATGAGGGACAGGGTTCTATGGTGTGCTGGCAAATTAAAGACTAAACAAATCACTGGGTTCAAATGGCAGCCACTCAAAGAGCAACTAAACAACTGCTGATCTTCTAAAACAAAACGTAAATCGTCCTTGAAATCAGCCGCTGTGCTAGACGACTATAAAGTGACCAAGGTAACACTGATATCTAATGAGGGAGCCAGACAGATTACAGGCAGATCAGTTTAATGTCTTTTCTGGGTGGAAACCATAATTAAAGATAAGCACATGCAGCAAGGCTTTTCACCCCTGTGCTTAAGGAGGTGGAAGTCCTATAAGGAAACATTTCGAAACTTGGCATGTTTTAGCCTAAAGACAaaaagcctgaggggggatataacgcttttcaaatacctgaagggctgccaCATGGAAGAGGGAAAAGATTTGTTGTCTGCTGCCCCAGAAAGTAGAATTAGATTTAATGGGCTAAAGCTGCAAGAGGAGAGATTTCAGGTGAATATCCGGAAACATTTCATGAGGcaagtggtgggttctccctcgCTGGATATCTTCAAGCAGAGCCTTGGCAGGTACTTTCTAGAGACTATTTTTCTGCTTCAAGCAATAGgtcagactagatgaccttgaagaTGCCTTTCAACTGTATAATTATTTGACCGGGCATGGGTCTGAAAAGATGTCCTGCCTTACTAACCTCACTCTGCTTGGGCACGTgtctaataaaagaaaaaggtgagatgtgaatattttaaaataaacacattaaAGACCACTAATAATAATCTATAGTTGGTTAAGTCAAGAGGCAAGGAATAGAGGTGATCCTGACACCTGTATACAGTACTTTGACTTTCAAACTACTTTTGGTGAAATCCTTTAATAAAGGTTTTTGAGTAAACTTACTAGCCCTCGAAAAAAGACAGGTCTGTTTATGGattggtaactggttaaagaacaggaaccTGGGAGTTGGAATAAATGAGTAATTTAAGGAAGTAAGAAGTGAAGTTCCCCAAAGATCTGTATGAGAATTGGTGCTTtgtaacttgttcataaatgatctctTTTGTTTAGTACTTCTGGGAGTTCATGTGGGGTGTAGAGAAGAGCTGGCACTGGACATGGGTTTGAATTTAAATCACCTGCCATGAAAAGTCTCCCCATACAGGACAGCGAGGCTCACAGCAGCACCTGGCAAGtggaagataagaacataagaagagccccctggatcaggccataggacatctaatccagcttcctgtatctcagtggcccaacaaatgcctcagggagcacacaagacaacaagagaccggcatcctggtgccctcccttgcatctgccattatgaggtaacccacttctaaaatctcgaggatgcacatacacctcatggctgtgatggacttttcctccagaaatttgtccagtccccttttaaaggcatccaggccagatgtcatcgccacatcctgtggcagggagttccacagactaattacacgctgagtaaagaagtctcttctttggtctgtcctaactctcccaacactcagtttgagcaatgtcccctcgttctggtgttgggtgagagggaaaggagcatcCCTCTACCCACCCTATCCCTCCCCGAGGCCTGCTACTCACTGCTTGAAGGGGTCGTGGAAGGGCAGCGCCAGCCAGTCGCCGTGCACGTCGTGCAGGTACTCGGCCATCTCCTCGGGGCTGCGGTCGGAGGAGACGAAGACGATCTCGAAGGGGGCCGGCGGCTGCGCCTCCTCCACCAGCTCGCTGTAGAAGTCGCACAGGAGCGGGGTGAAGTCCCTGCAGAGCGAGCACCAGGCGGCGGAGAAGTACACGCCGACGATCTTGTTCTGCAGCGCCTGCTCGGGGTCCACCGCCTGCCCGTCCTTGTTGAGGAGCAGCCGCCCGCTGAACACGTCCACCATCCtggcggggggggagggctgggggcgGCGGGCCGGGTCTTCGCCTAGTTCCCAGGGCCGGGGCGGAGAGTGCAGCCGCGTGGCCGGCGGAGGGAAGGCAGAGGAGCCCACCAGCAGAGCATCGGGGGCGCCAGCGGGAGAAGCCAAGTCGTGCCCAGGACCCTGGTGGCGAGGAGAACCTTCGGTGCGCAGCGGGGCAGGTGCTTTACTCCGCGCGCAGGGCGCAGGCTGGGGGGTGGCGGCGGGAGAGgccggcggggcggggcggggctggagGCGATTCAGTCCAGGCGGGCGGGACGGTGTCTGGCGGAGGCTGCAAATGGATTGCGGCGGCTCAGCTCCAAATAGCCCCTGCCCCCCAGGCGTCCAGGAGCGGGAGGCGACTGGCAAGgcgtggcggcggcggcggcagcctcTGGTCCCAGCCACGCGTTCGCAAGGCTCCGACGGGCACAAgcgctcctgcagccctgccgggggagagaaaggggagagtcCACGTGGGGCTTGCCCGGGCGTCCTCTTTTGCCCGGACACGTCCTCTTTTGtagcctggaaaagaacttccgTGTCCTCCTTCGCctgtgcagagccttcttgtcaTCAATCGATTCTATGCCATCTAGTTTTAAACTGCATCATAAGTAACACAGTGTTgaaattaaagccatttctgcccagccgtcgcatatacgaaacagggaccaaatgtgcacggCTGTGGACCAGGTAGAAATGGGTGAACCCGATGAAATCAATAgaggagtgtttttagcttttattttgtcatgtcatACATTTTTCTTGGGGTCCTACagtttggggtgccttgtcctcttttgcagttttgtcatctggtcaccctgagcagaccccatgagaggggggtaaagggggtaatttgtacccaggcccagggtcacaaaggaaccaaaggaggtgtcccagaaatttcctgggatcttccattttcttaTCTCACCCTGACTCGCTGTCCATATGGGATGCTGTGGGTACGGTAGTGGCTGCTGCCATAAGTATATGCACCaagccaaggaatgcatatatgacactccccaacacagtgtcaaatccaggaggaaactggcctgctacagtaactctttggcttgtagattgACTTGCCATGGAGGAATGgcaggggcacagctgcagaagtaagttttggttcACCCAGGACACTTTCCACTCTAGGGTGAGACTAAatatactaattttctgcaacgATTTCCTatctttaaaagattttagagagactcaggagtgtgtctgtttttctgtattactgtatctagcggctgatggatgggtagacctgggctctgcatcaggaagccatTAAAGCCGTTTAATgtggacctgggctctaaagactgttctggctgtcaccaccctgtttcactttcccctttgggaagggtcccaaaagaaacttggcaccccctgataaaattcctctcagaggtccttgCTGAGGAGTCTTGGATGCTCTGCTTGGCATTGCAGCCAGAAcagtttttttctttcccatgcaCACTGagggtcccatcctatccaactttccagcactgatgccaatGTGCCAACTGTGCACACTTCATTCTGCagggagaggcagtcatggagaccaccTCAAGGTCGGGcagcttttgttcccttacctcagaactacattgcggctgcattggcacttggataggattgggcccaaaatggcAGTTCACCAGATCTCTTCAGAATGGAAACTAAGCGAGGAAAAGGAAACAGAGgcgaggaggaggaaagagatgTTTCTGGGCACAATGGAAACACCCCAGATGTCAGTTTGTAATGATTTTAAGGTGGAACTGGCAATTTCTCAAAACACATGTGGACAGGACACGCTGTCCTGTCCCCAGAGGCTGCCTGAGACCGTTGCCTCAGGCAGCCGGTAGAAGGGGCACACTGGTCTCCATCAACCCACCacacacctccactgctcctccttccacttcctagcTTGGGACAGATGAACACCTCTAatattctgcccctccccattctcCGTGTAACTTGCTCTTCTGGACATCCTTTTCCCATTTAGGGAGTAGAAGGCTGGCCCAGCACCAGGTAAGGGCAGGGGTCAGCATTTAGTTTGCTGCTTCAGGCTctgggaagtcttgggctggtcctAAATTTCAGTCATAACAATTCTTAATCCATAATAAATTAGAAAGCCACAACCCAGAAACACCTTTAtttggacttaaaaaaaaaaaaaaaaaaaaaaagaggaagacttTTTGGGCCAGGGAACCACTTTATGATATGAATAATCATcagctatgtaaactactttgggaatgcttatttaaaaatggtatataaatatactggCCCCTTGATTTACAGATGTCTGACTTACAGGTATCCAATGTATGGATGTCATCCATGCATTGAATGCCTGTAAGTCAGACATCCGCAAATCAAAGGGCCagtgtatttatataccattttttaaGCAAGAGTTCCCAAAGTTGGCATTTTACACAGGTGTGGTACATCCTTTGTGTTGCTTTTGTGCTGTTATAGTACATAGCCAGCAAGAGCCCACTGTTTTGAACTATATACATTCAGACTTCAGCACAGATCTCCAGAATGGAATGGGTATGTATGCTAAGGACTTAAGTGTATTGTGGAGAGGGTGGAGAAGAAGAAGCCACCAACCAGAAATGATACACAaaatggaacagtaagctcctgCTGCAGCAAGCTCCTCCTGGTGTTATGTTCCAAGATCTCCCGAAGATCTCTCCAGGGCCACTGGGACAAAGAAGCAATGGTCCCttcggaggaaaaaaaaaaaaaggccagccATTAgtctgattgacagcccaatccaatgcaggggcagttacaaatgtgctgtaaggcacattgtggtGGCTGGAAAAGAAGAGGTGATGGCTGGGAAAGAAGAGGTGATGgcggagaggccagcaccaggcAGTGCTGGGCCTCTGCCCTAGAGGGACAAGCAGCTGGAATCCATGGCAGTGAGTACACCACTGAGTGGCGGGTAGGCATTCTAGGgtgaaggaaggcagggagggggcacatTTCCCAATTATGAACCTTTTGTTAAGTTGGGGGATGTTGGGTTTTCAAACTATGGGTAGTCAAAAACAAACCAAGAGCAAGCTATAAtcatacttagcatttgtatagcacttcaCATGATCATCTTGAGGTAATCCTTGCGACAACTCTCTTAAGGCAGTACTATCCCCAAATTGCAGATGAGCTGGGGGTTCACACAGAATgacttgcttaagccatttcaacattgcatatatgcaacagggatcaaatgagtgcacctgtgggctggacagaaatgggttaatgccaCCTAGTAAGATCATGGCAGAagtaggatttgaacccaggacttcctGATGTGTAGCACAGTCTGTTAGCCACTATATTTGGACAAACCACAGTTCCTCAAGTTAAATAAAAAGGAACTGCAGTAAACAAAGCATTTGCTTTGCACTttatgggtgcagtcctaaccaactttccagcaccaaggtaagggaacaaacccttacctcaaggaggcctccatgactgccacccaagtgcaggataatggcacatgccccactggcacagctgtgtcagtgctggaaaattggatgggatttgggtctttttctcctttttacaCATGAATGGGAAATTCTGAATGGGGACCTATGCAATTGCTTGCACATAAACCTGGCTTCTGAGCAGTAGTTATGTAAAATACAGAGGACATTATTTTATTTAGCATACAAGATTCCCAAAGCTACCACCACCTGTTGACATATAGAACATTGGGGTCTCTATGTTTAACTGAAAATATCTAGTAATAGTGTAAATGCCGTGACACATATTCTGTTTCTTTCGCAGGAAAAGTGAACAATACAGGCCTGTGCTCTGTTTCGGAGAGCCAATCAAACCACTTCAGAAAAGTTGACAGGGATGACGACAGCTGGGGACGGTGACAAATGTGTCTCATCGGAATCTA is a window from the Tiliqua scincoides isolate rTilSci1 chromosome 2, rTilSci1.hap2, whole genome shotgun sequence genome containing:
- the NXNL2 gene encoding nucleoredoxin-like protein 2; translated protein: MVDVFSGRLLLNKDGQAVDPEQALQNKIVGVYFSAAWCSLCRDFTPLLCDFYSELVEEAQPPAPFEIVFVSSDRSPEEMAEYLHDVHGDWLALPFHDPFKHELKKKYNITAIPKLVIVKQTGEVITDKGRKQIRERGLSCFRNWLEGADIFQNFCS